One window of the Dioscorea cayenensis subsp. rotundata cultivar TDr96_F1 chromosome 24, TDr96_F1_v2_PseudoChromosome.rev07_lg8_w22 25.fasta, whole genome shotgun sequence genome contains the following:
- the LOC120252778 gene encoding uncharacterized protein LOC120252778 isoform X3 has translation MPKLKAFQGQNGILGKLTAGSNALFAALTEISDNVLSGAETNGLNGMVTGFHQGILRLAMEPTLLLGAALMEGGSDRKIELVCGPRDDEQRRYIEGYLQAMLDTRYQIARLRVSVAEDQVCLENLPANTSIINEIMENVKSVLVSKNLLEGNSSTASHPFRHVRTENANFFHHYNCNLNMYHICGLQNIAKIVFELFLPIELQEWRVWPTVRTLCEHLFVHYTIHKLHEEANKFLVDIRSKTKKDGDKDEPSKEGRKRHAWTRALGKFVLSSMFAYVNGWLCRHLPSLILRRIASGFLLSFLDKNSST, from the exons ACT AACAGCAGGTTCAAATGCTCTGTTTGCTGCTCTCACGGAGATTTCAGATAATGTTTTAAGTGGGGCAGAGACAAATGGTTTGAATGGCATG GTGACTGGTTTCCACCAGGGTATACTTAGATTAGCCATGGAGCCAACCTTATTATTGGGTGCTGCTCTTATGGAAGGAGGTTCAGATAGAAAAATTGAACTTGTTTGTGGTCCAAGAGATGATGAG CAACGACGATATATCGAAGGGTACCTGCAGGCCATGCTGGATACTAGGTACCAAATAGCACGCCTTCGTGTGAGTGTGGCAGAGGACCAG GTTTGTCTCGAGAACCTACCCGCTAACACTTCTATCATTAACGAAATCATGGAAAATGTGAAATCCGTTCTTGTGAGCAAAAATTTGTTAGAAGGAAATAGTTCTACTGCTTCTCATCCTTTCCGTCATGTACGAACTGAGAATGCAAATTTCTTTCATCACTATAATTGTAATCTGAATATGTACCATATATGCGGGCTTCAGAACATAGCTAAAATTGTTTTTGAGCTTTTTTTGCCGATTGAATTGCAGGAATGGAGAGTTTGGCCAACGGTGCGGACTCTGTGTGAACACCTGTTTGTTCATTACACAATCCACAAATTGCATGAAGAAGCAAATAAATTCTTGGTTGACATCAGATCAAAAACCAAGAAGGATGGAGACAAAGACGAGCCTTCCAAAGAAGGCCGGAAAAGGCATGCTTGGACACGGGCTCTTGGTAAGTTTGTTTTGTCGAGCATGTTCGCTTATGTGAATGGTTGGTTGTGCCGTCATTTACCCAGTCTTATTTTGAGGAGGATTGCCAGTGGTTTTTTGTTGAGTTTCCTTGACAAGAATAGTAGTACATAA
- the LOC120252778 gene encoding uncharacterized protein LOC120252778 isoform X2, translated as MFKFIGMYAKAKSLSGAKRDFGKTVRTAGSNALFAALTEISDNVLSGAETNGLNGMVTGFHQGILRLAMEPTLLLGAALMEGGSDRKIELVCGPRDDEQRRYIEGYLQAMLDTRYQIARLRVSVAEDQVCLENLPANTSIINEIMENVKSVLVSKNLLEGNSSTASHPFRHVRTENANFFHHYNCNLNMYHICGLQNIAKIVFELFLPIELQEWRVWPTVRTLCEHLFVHYTIHKLHEEANKFLVDIRSKTKKDGDKDEPSKEGRKRHAWTRALGKFVLSSMFAYVNGWLCRHLPSLILRRIASGFLLSFLDKNSST; from the exons ACT GTTAGAACAGCAGGTTCAAATGCTCTGTTTGCTGCTCTCACGGAGATTTCAGATAATGTTTTAAGTGGGGCAGAGACAAATGGTTTGAATGGCATG GTGACTGGTTTCCACCAGGGTATACTTAGATTAGCCATGGAGCCAACCTTATTATTGGGTGCTGCTCTTATGGAAGGAGGTTCAGATAGAAAAATTGAACTTGTTTGTGGTCCAAGAGATGATGAG CAACGACGATATATCGAAGGGTACCTGCAGGCCATGCTGGATACTAGGTACCAAATAGCACGCCTTCGTGTGAGTGTGGCAGAGGACCAG GTTTGTCTCGAGAACCTACCCGCTAACACTTCTATCATTAACGAAATCATGGAAAATGTGAAATCCGTTCTTGTGAGCAAAAATTTGTTAGAAGGAAATAGTTCTACTGCTTCTCATCCTTTCCGTCATGTACGAACTGAGAATGCAAATTTCTTTCATCACTATAATTGTAATCTGAATATGTACCATATATGCGGGCTTCAGAACATAGCTAAAATTGTTTTTGAGCTTTTTTTGCCGATTGAATTGCAGGAATGGAGAGTTTGGCCAACGGTGCGGACTCTGTGTGAACACCTGTTTGTTCATTACACAATCCACAAATTGCATGAAGAAGCAAATAAATTCTTGGTTGACATCAGATCAAAAACCAAGAAGGATGGAGACAAAGACGAGCCTTCCAAAGAAGGCCGGAAAAGGCATGCTTGGACACGGGCTCTTGGTAAGTTTGTTTTGTCGAGCATGTTCGCTTATGTGAATGGTTGGTTGTGCCGTCATTTACCCAGTCTTATTTTGAGGAGGATTGCCAGTGGTTTTTTGTTGAGTTTCCTTGACAAGAATAGTAGTACATAA